A stretch of the Perca flavescens isolate YP-PL-M2 chromosome 10, PFLA_1.0, whole genome shotgun sequence genome encodes the following:
- the LOC114562522 gene encoding non-histone chromosomal protein HMG-14A has translation MPKRKTAVTEGGDKDGGPQRRSARLSAKPAPPKPEPKVKKAAKKEKAVNDKKEDKKTKKAKENAEAEANEENHSENGEAKTNEVEEAPEEAKEEAKSE, from the exons ATGCCCAAGAGAAAG acagcggtaacAGAAGGAGGAGACAAGGATGGTGGG cCCCAGAGGAGATCAGCTCGGTTATCAGCG AAACCAGCCCCACCCAAGCCGGAACCAAAGGTCAAGAAGGCAGCAAAG AAAGAAAAGGCTGTGAACGATAAGAAGGAGGACAAGAAGACCAAGAAGGCAAAGGAGAACGCAGAAGCGGAGGCAAACGAGGAAAACCACTCTGAGAACGGCGAGGCCAAGACCAACGAG GTGGAGGAAGCCCCTGAGGAGGCCAAGGAGGAGGCCAAGTCCGAGTAG
- the sh3bgrl gene encoding SH3 domain-binding glutamic acid-rich-like protein, protein MVIKVYIASSSGSTSIKKQQQDVMGFLAANKIEYEERDIAANEDNRKWMRENVPEESRPATGNPLPPQIFNESKYCGNYEAFFDAREDNAVYAFLGLTAPPGSKEAEALAKKAQQ, encoded by the exons ATGGTGATCAAAGTGTACATAGCTTCGTCCTCCGGATCCACTTCG ATTAaaaagcagcagcaggatgtgaTGGGCTTCCTGGCGGCCAATAAGATTGAATATGAGGAGCGTGACATCGCAGCCAACGAGGACAACAGGAAGTGGATGAGAGAGAATGTTCCAGAGGAGTCCAGGCCGGCCACGGGGAACCCTCTCCCCCCACAGATATTCAACGAAAGCAAATATTGCGGG aactATGAGGCCTTCTTCGATGCCAGAGAGGACAACGCAGTGTATGCATTTCTGGGTTTGACTGCTCCCCCGGGCTCGAAG gaaGCCGAGGCTCTAGCGAAGAAAGCACAGCAGTAG
- the si:dkey-237j10.2 gene encoding uncharacterized protein si:dkey-237j10.2, with protein MLAEGFLRVLRYREERKFATASKIKRSQTHTPGTDQFSGILSESISTDLQTDSAEAGPNQEELDTTQFQGLKVVPQGPVGLLIPGCPPDPTVFLDSCSLLDQYPDLQVADSGRISHNPLRATIPQQGFHTQPLATDAWRHPEWATQQGPRGEPVLSIPDQGYLVIGASVNNSLDLPGSGLEPMSNSVLNGLLEKQLEEVYMQHLTDNLARCNSHLGNSLLHGLVPLPHGLGPDSLEAGLEQGSEGESGKKISYLSTQNLVPCSSNFSSPVLRISEAESTHLQ; from the exons ATGTTGGCTGAAGGTTTTCTCAGAGTGCTGCGTTACAGGGAGGAGAGAAAGTTTGCCACTGCTTCCAAGATTAAGAGATCGCAGACACACACTCCTGGTACAGATCAGTTCAGCGGTATTCTCTCCGAGTCCATCTCTACAGATCTACAGACAGATTCAGCTGAAGCAG GTCCAAACCAGGAAGAACTAGACACCACCCAATTCCAGGGACTAAAGGTGGTGCCTCAAGGTCCTGTAGGCCTCTTGATCCCTGGGTGTCCACCTGACCCTACAGTTTTCCTAGACAGCTGTAGCCTCCTGGACCAGTACCCAGACCTGCAGGTGGCCGACTCAGGCCGCATCTCACACAACCCACTGAGAGCCACCATCCCCCAGCAAGGTTTTCACACTCAGCCTCTTGCCACGGATGCCTGGCGTCACCCAGAATGGGCAACCCAACAGGGGCCACGAGGCGAGCCTGTCTTATCGATACCAGACCAGGGTTATCTGGTTATCGGGGCCAGTGTGAACAACAGCTTGGATCTACCCGGATCAGGCTTGGAGCCTATGTCTAACTCTGTGCTGAATGGGCTGCTGGAGAAACAGCTGGAAGAGGTGTACATGCAGCATCTGACTGACAACTTGGCTCGATGTAACTCCCACCTGGGAAACAGCCTCCTGCACGGCCTGGTGCCTCTGCCACACGGGCTGGGGCCGGACTCACTGGAGGCCGGTCTGGAACAGGGATCAGAAGGGGAAAGCGGAAAGAAGATTAGTTATCTGAGCACCCAGAACTTAGTTCCCTGCTCGTCCAACTTCAGCTCCCCTGTGCTGAGGATTTCAGAGGCTGAAAGTACCCATCTGCAATGA